Proteins from a single region of Paenibacillus sp. BIHB 4019:
- a CDS encoding carbohydrate-binding family 9-like protein, with amino-acid sequence MDSAIAAIGGSYICKRLEPAKSGASSASLDWGRCEALELVDTVTGAPPRERTEVRIGWSSEQLHIRFACKDSHIVSDFTQRDEPLYEQDVVEVFIDEEGEGRRYMELEVSPHNVVFDAIIENDGSGGISSSDLKWQFSRLQTSVQSDGQGSLLYYIDIPASNFQRPFAPGLSMRINLYRIDQDVQGIREYQAWLPTRAVNFHLPQHFGKLIFN; translated from the coding sequence ATGGATTCCGCTATAGCAGCCATTGGAGGCAGCTACATTTGCAAGCGGCTTGAGCCCGCTAAGTCTGGCGCTTCATCCGCGTCGCTGGATTGGGGCCGTTGTGAGGCGTTGGAGCTGGTAGATACAGTAACGGGCGCGCCGCCAAGGGAGCGGACAGAGGTAAGGATAGGCTGGAGTTCGGAGCAATTGCATATCCGTTTTGCGTGCAAGGATTCGCATATCGTTTCAGATTTTACGCAGCGGGATGAGCCGCTTTATGAGCAGGATGTAGTCGAGGTGTTTATTGACGAGGAGGGGGAAGGCCGGCGTTATATGGAGCTGGAGGTTAGCCCTCATAACGTCGTATTTGATGCCATCATCGAAAATGACGGCTCAGGCGGCATCAGCTCCTCTGATTTAAAATGGCAATTTTCCCGCCTCCAGACGTCCGTACAATCAGACGGTCAAGGCAGCTTATTGTATTACATTGATATTCCAGCATCCAATTTCCAGCGTCCCTTCGCCCCTGGTTTATCGATGCGGATCAATCTATACCGCATTGATCAAGATGTTCAGGGGATACGCGAGTATCAAGCATGGCTACCTACGCGAGCGGTAAATTTCCATCTGCCGCAGCATTTCGGCAAGCTCATTTTTAATTAA
- a CDS encoding AraC family transcriptional regulator — protein MDNLAARYPLQRIAPFREWSPSVHYAQFQSLPPGAMPRRRLYDFELLYVTHGEAATHMQGQRYTLTAGQLIFLPSGVYHQNEIISTPEARFLGIHFDFFDELDVQTEADMVVYTEEAQADKFAVEACAEQLAPLSATIVYTPSLVCVQLMEQLVHEFTMRPPGYELACKAYMLQILTHLLRSSLSSSATQGSVHGDKLLEVMKQIEEAPAERWTNTSLAKRLNLSVDHMAKLFKQMAGMPPSEFVQSIRHREARRLLRESGLSIESIGESVGYPDIHYFSRIFRRHEGISPREYRKLSNIL, from the coding sequence GTGGACAACCTTGCTGCACGCTACCCTCTGCAAAGGATAGCTCCTTTTCGGGAATGGTCGCCGAGCGTCCATTACGCCCAATTTCAAAGCCTGCCGCCGGGCGCTATGCCGCGGCGAAGGCTGTATGATTTTGAGCTGCTGTATGTGACCCATGGAGAAGCAGCGACGCATATGCAAGGGCAGCGCTACACGCTTACAGCGGGCCAGCTTATTTTTTTGCCCTCGGGCGTCTATCACCAAAATGAGATTATATCGACTCCTGAAGCGAGGTTTCTCGGCATACACTTTGATTTTTTCGATGAGCTGGACGTTCAGACCGAGGCAGATATGGTCGTCTATACAGAGGAGGCTCAGGCAGATAAATTTGCGGTGGAGGCTTGCGCCGAGCAGCTCGCTCCGTTATCGGCAACCATTGTCTATACGCCTTCCCTCGTATGTGTCCAGCTTATGGAGCAACTCGTGCATGAGTTTACGATGCGTCCGCCCGGCTATGAGCTCGCCTGCAAAGCGTATATGCTGCAAATTCTCACCCATTTGCTGCGCTCCTCCTTATCCAGCTCCGCTACGCAGGGTTCTGTCCATGGGGACAAGCTGCTGGAGGTCATGAAGCAAATTGAAGAAGCACCCGCGGAGCGGTGGACGAATACAAGCCTTGCGAAACGGCTGAATTTGAGCGTCGATCATATGGCGAAGCTGTTTAAACAAATGGCGGGAATGCCGCCAAGCGAATTCGTGCAATCGATCCGCCACCGGGAGGCAAGAAGGCTGCTGCGCGAATCCGGTCTATCGATTGAAAGCATCGGCGAAAGCGTTGGCTATCCCGATATCCATTATTTCAGCCGTATTTTCCGCCGCCATGAAGGCATCTCGCCGCGCGAATACCGCAAGCTTTCGAACATTTTATAA
- a CDS encoding LacI family DNA-binding transcriptional regulator, whose protein sequence is MAKLKDIADRVGVSISTVSRVMKNDANRSVSDETRKKIWETAEQLGYRTLRPAKKKKAEAKTAYRIGCVVAIPQNKYNNPYFSVILEGIEKELAASGMRLEFVYSIEKETDTEQLQALVKEHQIDGMLVVERIDPEAYRWIKANVRAVVGVDIADREVPVVSYDREAAAKEAVNHLIAQGHRHIAYIGGSEYKDDFRAEKRFLGYQSALKEAGLPIDDEWVINVKWDVALSYELTKQAFANNAQRPTAIFAASDMMAIAAMRAATERELKIPDDIAFFGVDNIEISEFTSPPLSTIHVPKLEMGMFAVKLLIDYLENQYEIAVKMVIPYRCLLRHSTSSKLTHATP, encoded by the coding sequence ATGGCTAAACTGAAAGATATAGCGGATCGCGTTGGCGTATCCATCTCGACGGTTTCACGCGTAATGAAGAACGATGCGAATCGCTCCGTTAGCGACGAGACCCGTAAAAAAATTTGGGAAACCGCCGAGCAGCTTGGCTATCGCACGCTTCGACCGGCAAAGAAGAAAAAGGCAGAAGCCAAAACAGCCTATAGAATTGGCTGCGTAGTCGCGATTCCGCAAAACAAATACAACAACCCTTATTTTTCCGTCATATTGGAAGGGATAGAGAAGGAGCTTGCCGCCTCGGGCATGCGCCTCGAATTCGTATACAGCATTGAGAAGGAAACCGATACCGAGCAGCTTCAGGCACTCGTGAAGGAGCATCAAATCGACGGCATGCTCGTCGTGGAGCGGATCGATCCTGAAGCGTACCGCTGGATTAAAGCGAATGTCCGGGCGGTCGTCGGCGTCGATATTGCCGATCGGGAGGTTCCCGTGGTCAGCTATGACCGGGAGGCGGCTGCGAAGGAAGCGGTGAACCATCTTATCGCGCAGGGCCATCGCCATATCGCCTATATAGGCGGCTCGGAATACAAGGATGACTTCCGTGCGGAAAAACGTTTTCTCGGGTATCAAAGCGCCTTGAAGGAAGCGGGCTTGCCGATTGACGATGAATGGGTCATTAATGTGAAATGGGATGTGGCGCTCAGCTACGAGCTGACGAAGCAGGCTTTTGCGAACAATGCGCAGCGGCCGACGGCTATTTTTGCCGCCAGCGACATGATGGCTATTGCGGCGATGCGCGCAGCGACGGAGCGCGAGCTGAAAATTCCCGATGACATTGCTTTTTTTGGCGTCGATAACATTGAAATATCCGAATTTACTTCGCCGCCGCTTTCAACCATTCATGTGCCCAAGCTGGAGATGGGCATGTTCGCAGTCAAGCTGCTGATCGATTATTTGGAAAATCAATATGAAATCGCCGTCAAAATGGTCATACCTTATCGCTGTCTGCTCCGCCATTCCACCAGCAGCAAGCTTACGCATGCAACCCCATAA
- a CDS encoding right-handed parallel beta-helix repeat-containing protein, which produces MNKYVTAMLGMAVFTLLVIGVSGPDVSAEGAEYYVATTGNDSNAGTITAPWKTLQHAADAVPAGSTVYVRGGVYNQKLNITRSGSAAAGPILFTNYAEEVAVIDGAGLTASGAEGLVNLTDVSHVTIKGLEIRNFTSTSKNKVPIGIYVSGAGSYIGLLDNKVHAIKNTVTPTGSGLQGRDAHGIAVYGTKSPASLNHLTIDGNELYNLVLGSSESLVLNGNVDTFEVTNNLIHDNDNIGIDLIGFEGTAPNAAYDQVRGGLVKGNRVYNITSNNNPSYGKKLPNNSNAAGGIYVDGGKDSIIEQNYSYNNDIGIEIASEHKGKSTSHITVRSNIIYNNRLTGIAMGGYDKQRGSTTDSKIVNNTLYKNDTLGDGSGQLYVQFDTKNNVIKNNIMVASSTGVLIYNEYTQNAGNIVDYNLYFTAGRSSEAYWVWKNVEYDGYAAYKANSGNDSHSLFVDPKFVNASLNDFHLQATSPAINAGDTDTAIIGLLDIDGQPRVQDATVNIGADE; this is translated from the coding sequence ATGAATAAATATGTAACAGCCATGCTCGGCATGGCGGTATTCACCTTGCTCGTCATCGGTGTTTCGGGACCGGACGTTTCGGCGGAGGGAGCCGAATATTATGTCGCAACGACGGGCAATGATTCTAATGCCGGTACGATAACCGCGCCATGGAAAACGCTGCAGCATGCAGCTGATGCGGTGCCAGCTGGAAGCACAGTTTACGTTCGGGGCGGCGTGTACAACCAGAAGCTGAACATAACCCGCTCTGGCTCGGCTGCGGCAGGGCCAATCCTCTTCACGAACTACGCAGAAGAGGTGGCTGTTATTGACGGCGCGGGTCTGACGGCGAGTGGGGCGGAAGGGCTCGTTAACTTGACCGATGTCAGCCATGTGACCATTAAAGGCTTGGAAATCCGCAATTTTACAAGCACATCGAAAAATAAGGTGCCAATAGGCATCTATGTAAGCGGAGCTGGAAGCTATATCGGCCTGCTGGACAATAAAGTTCATGCAATTAAAAATACGGTGACGCCGACAGGCAGCGGCCTGCAAGGCCGTGATGCTCATGGCATTGCCGTATATGGGACGAAGTCGCCGGCCTCGCTTAACCATCTGACGATCGACGGCAATGAGCTGTACAATCTGGTGCTCGGCTCCAGCGAATCGCTTGTGCTCAATGGCAATGTGGATACGTTCGAAGTAACGAATAATTTGATCCATGACAATGACAATATCGGCATCGACCTGATCGGCTTTGAGGGAACCGCCCCGAATGCAGCCTATGATCAGGTTCGGGGCGGTCTAGTGAAGGGCAACCGGGTCTATAACATTACGTCCAATAACAACCCTTCTTACGGCAAGAAATTGCCAAACAACAGCAACGCAGCTGGCGGCATTTATGTCGATGGCGGCAAGGACAGCATCATAGAGCAAAACTACAGCTACAACAATGATATTGGCATCGAAATCGCTTCCGAGCATAAAGGCAAATCAACGAGCCATATTACCGTTCGCAGCAATATCATTTACAACAACCGTCTAACCGGCATTGCTATGGGCGGCTACGATAAGCAGCGCGGGTCGACGACAGACAGCAAAATCGTCAACAATACGCTGTACAAAAACGATACGCTCGGCGATGGCAGCGGCCAGCTTTACGTTCAATTCGATACGAAAAATAACGTGATTAAAAACAATATTATGGTGGCCAGCTCGACAGGCGTCCTCATCTATAATGAATATACGCAAAACGCCGGCAACATCGTCGATTACAATTTGTATTTTACAGCAGGCAGAAGCTCGGAGGCCTATTGGGTTTGGAAAAATGTCGAGTATGACGGCTACGCTGCCTACAAAGCGAATTCCGGCAATGACTCGCATTCCTTATTTGTTGATCCTAAGTTCGTAAATGCCTCATTGAATGACTTCCATCTGCAAGCGACCTCCCCGGCTATTAATGCTGGCGATACGGATACCGCGATTATCGGTTTACTGGATATCGATGGGCAGCCGCGTGTGCAGGATGCGACCGTTAATATTGGTGCAGACGAGTAG
- a CDS encoding sugar ABC transporter substrate-binding protein, producing the protein MKTKSKWKLSVGTTLLATSILVTGCGGGNAGGQTNTANPASAGGNSSAPAEEAVTITYSQWGTAEELQRTQELLNKFMTANPSITVKLEGKDWGSYWDGLTANAAGGTLPDVFKTSYAYVEKYAELGIFKELDGLLEGNKFDLNNVDPSLLGLHKYQGKQVSLPIDANVIVWYYNKALFSDEKTNPLKAPVPSLEPTWDEITDIATKLTFDKNGKNAGEAGFDGKNIVQWGLSISPGSTMDWFLEPELWSNGGKLVNDDGTLALDTPESIEVLQYFIDLTKNKKINTTPAQIEGLGGQVNLAITTGKVAMNPGGSWNTANYKEAGIDYGISYLPKFKTNQTVVQPAGMAISANTKHEAAAYKLLAWLAGPEGQTELAKQGYSIPANKAASDAYIETMGEANKIFLDAQQYGIVSPFTAKKTDLVWTYGEQSLKLPLAGEGDLMAAIKELTSKVN; encoded by the coding sequence ATGAAAACGAAGAGCAAATGGAAGTTGAGTGTAGGTACTACGTTGTTGGCTACGTCTATTCTTGTAACGGGCTGCGGAGGCGGCAATGCAGGCGGACAGACGAATACGGCGAATCCAGCAAGCGCCGGCGGCAATTCCAGCGCGCCAGCTGAAGAGGCTGTAACGATTACCTATTCCCAATGGGGAACGGCCGAGGAGCTTCAGCGCACACAGGAATTGTTAAACAAGTTCATGACGGCTAATCCGAGCATTACCGTCAAGCTGGAAGGCAAGGACTGGGGCAGCTACTGGGACGGACTGACGGCGAATGCCGCAGGCGGTACGCTTCCAGACGTATTCAAAACCAGCTATGCTTATGTAGAGAAATATGCGGAGCTGGGCATTTTTAAAGAGCTGGACGGCTTGCTCGAAGGCAACAAATTTGATTTGAACAATGTGGATCCGAGCTTGCTGGGACTTCATAAGTATCAAGGCAAGCAGGTGTCGCTGCCCATTGATGCGAACGTCATCGTATGGTACTACAATAAAGCGTTGTTCTCTGATGAAAAAACAAACCCGCTGAAGGCGCCGGTGCCATCGCTTGAGCCAACTTGGGATGAAATTACCGATATCGCAACGAAGCTGACGTTTGATAAAAACGGCAAAAACGCAGGCGAAGCGGGCTTTGATGGCAAAAACATCGTGCAATGGGGCCTTTCGATTTCCCCAGGCTCGACGATGGACTGGTTCCTGGAGCCTGAGCTGTGGTCGAATGGCGGCAAGCTCGTCAATGATGACGGAACACTTGCGCTCGATACGCCGGAATCGATTGAAGTGCTGCAATATTTTATTGATTTGACGAAAAATAAAAAGATCAACACAACGCCTGCGCAAATCGAAGGGCTTGGCGGCCAAGTCAACCTTGCGATTACAACAGGCAAGGTTGCAATGAATCCGGGCGGCAGCTGGAATACGGCCAACTATAAAGAAGCGGGCATTGATTACGGCATCTCTTATTTGCCGAAGTTCAAGACGAACCAAACGGTTGTCCAGCCGGCAGGCATGGCAATCAGCGCGAATACGAAGCATGAAGCGGCAGCTTACAAGCTGCTGGCATGGCTTGCGGGCCCAGAAGGGCAGACGGAGCTGGCGAAGCAAGGGTATTCGATTCCGGCTAATAAAGCGGCATCGGACGCATATATCGAAACGATGGGCGAAGCGAACAAAATCTTCCTTGACGCCCAGCAATACGGCATCGTATCGCCGTTCACGGCGAAGAAAACCGACCTCGTATGGACGTATGGCGAGCAATCGCTCAAGCTTCCGCTTGCGGGCGAAGGCGATCTAATGGCGGCGATTAAGGAATTGACTTCCAAAGTAAACTAA
- a CDS encoding carbohydrate ABC transporter permease translates to MNGGQKSSMTAAVSKYALLLIALVLFVGPLVWLLSTMMKTKAETYKVPPTIFPEQMNFEAFERLFAVQPMMWQWIQNSFAISFFVALGAVVSSSIVAYGFSRFATKYRDKLFPIVLLTLMIPPSIMMIPSYVLFAKLGWIDTWLPLIVPAWLGGAYYIFLFRQFFLTIPQELDEATYLDGGNRWTVYARVIMPLSKPIIITTIIFAFVNSWLDFLGPFLYIKNNELFTLSVGLQLLIGQTSQDFPALAAGAFISIIPIGLLYFFAQRYIVEGVVLTGSKG, encoded by the coding sequence ATGAATGGCGGGCAAAAGAGCAGCATGACAGCAGCGGTCTCCAAATATGCATTGCTTCTCATAGCGTTGGTGTTATTTGTAGGGCCTCTCGTGTGGTTGCTCTCGACCATGATGAAGACGAAGGCGGAGACGTACAAGGTGCCGCCGACTATTTTTCCAGAACAGATGAACTTTGAGGCGTTTGAGCGATTGTTTGCCGTCCAGCCGATGATGTGGCAGTGGATTCAAAACTCCTTTGCAATTTCGTTTTTCGTCGCTTTGGGCGCTGTCGTTTCCAGCTCGATTGTGGCTTATGGCTTTTCGCGTTTTGCGACGAAATACCGGGACAAGCTTTTTCCGATCGTGCTGCTGACGCTGATGATTCCGCCATCTATTATGATGATTCCATCGTATGTGCTGTTTGCGAAGCTGGGGTGGATCGATACGTGGCTGCCGCTGATCGTTCCGGCATGGCTCGGAGGCGCTTATTACATTTTTCTGTTCCGGCAATTTTTTCTGACGATTCCGCAGGAGCTGGATGAGGCGACTTATCTCGATGGCGGCAATCGCTGGACCGTATATGCGCGAGTCATTATGCCGCTCTCCAAGCCGATTATTATTACGACGATCATTTTCGCCTTCGTCAACTCTTGGCTCGATTTTCTCGGACCGTTTTTGTATATCAAAAATAATGAGCTGTTCACGCTAAGTGTTGGCCTGCAGCTGCTGATTGGACAAACTAGCCAGGATTTCCCTGCGCTTGCTGCTGGTGCTTTCATTAGCATCATTCCGATTGGCCTGCTTTATTTCTTCGCACAACGCTACATTGTGGAAGGGGTGGTGCTGACGGGCTCCAAAGGGTAA
- a CDS encoding sugar ABC transporter permease translates to MMNSLRKYDTLLFFLFIMPWIIGFTIFFLIPFGTSVFYAFTDAKLPGAVNYNFVGFDNFIHMIDDPIFLKSLLNTMYFVVFGVPIVTAGMLVLAMLLNFNVKGIALFRTFYYLPTLVPIVATVIIWRLVFNAEFGILNAGLGLLGFDKTDWLGSEHTIKPVIILLQVWISGSGVLIFLAALKNVPRHLYEAAEIDGAAGVRKFLAITLPMISPSILFVIIIQTMYNFQMFTEALLLSKGGPNYAAYTFVYNIYKSAFTDLKFSMAMSQSIFLFALISLVTFVLMKISNRFVYYEGER, encoded by the coding sequence ATGATGAATAGCTTGCGAAAATATGACACATTGCTGTTTTTCCTATTTATTATGCCGTGGATCATTGGCTTTACGATTTTCTTCCTGATTCCATTCGGCACTTCGGTGTTTTATGCGTTTACGGATGCGAAGCTGCCGGGCGCGGTCAATTATAACTTTGTCGGCTTCGATAACTTCATTCATATGATTGATGATCCGATTTTTCTGAAAAGCTTGCTCAACACGATGTATTTCGTCGTTTTCGGTGTTCCGATCGTAACGGCGGGCATGCTGGTGCTGGCGATGCTGCTTAATTTTAATGTGAAGGGCATTGCGTTGTTCCGTACCTTCTATTACTTGCCTACGCTTGTGCCAATTGTGGCAACCGTCATTATTTGGCGGCTCGTCTTCAATGCGGAATTTGGCATCTTGAATGCGGGGTTAGGTTTGCTCGGCTTCGACAAAACCGATTGGCTCGGAAGCGAGCATACGATTAAGCCGGTTATTATCCTGCTGCAAGTATGGATTTCGGGAAGCGGAGTGCTGATCTTTCTGGCGGCGCTCAAAAATGTGCCAAGGCATTTGTATGAGGCGGCTGAAATCGACGGGGCGGCTGGTGTCCGCAAATTTTTAGCCATCACGCTGCCGATGATTAGCCCTTCGATTTTATTCGTCATCATTATTCAAACGATGTACAACTTTCAAATGTTTACGGAGGCGCTGCTGCTCTCCAAGGGCGGTCCGAACTACGCAGCATATACATTTGTCTACAATATTTACAAATCGGCCTTTACCGACTTGAAGTTCAGCATGGCGATGTCACAATCGATCTTTCTGTTTGCGCTGATCTCGCTCGTCACCTTTGTGCTGATGAAAATATCGAATCGCTTCGTGTATTACGAAGGAGAGAGATAG
- a CDS encoding Gfo/Idh/MocA family oxidoreductase encodes MGNIRMAFIGVGDMGSHHCIGFDLLPDSDVRYICDMNEANVARTVAELKNSSPVIVTDYRELLHKEDVDAVVISVPNYLHREVAVAFLEAGKHVFLEKPVAHTIEDCDAIIEAAEKSGRILQIGLVYRYSNLYRRMAKELENGRLGDVKLMWCKEFRDPFPPTEWFYDKSRSGGAIVEKDCHHFDIFNWMIQANPVRVFASGGQHVMKQGQENLITNSYSHYPAKNISDTSIVDHAFITIDYDNGSKANLGLCMYLKPRNLLGEGLEIGLIGDNGGQMVARNDKTIDIVGGEDWTKDHLDIDVTSDSIMGGHTGGQTQRIDFLKCVREGRQPFATAQVGRNALLIALAAEKSILEERYVYLEEITG; translated from the coding sequence ATGGGGAACATTAGAATGGCTTTTATCGGTGTCGGCGATATGGGATCGCATCATTGCATCGGTTTTGATTTGCTGCCGGATAGTGACGTTCGTTATATCTGCGATATGAACGAAGCTAACGTAGCGCGTACCGTTGCTGAGCTTAAAAACAGCAGCCCGGTTATTGTAACGGATTACCGCGAGCTGCTGCATAAAGAAGATGTGGATGCGGTTGTCATCAGCGTCCCGAACTATTTGCACCGCGAGGTGGCGGTTGCTTTTCTGGAGGCAGGCAAGCATGTTTTTCTGGAAAAGCCGGTTGCCCACACGATTGAGGATTGCGATGCCATCATTGAAGCGGCAGAAAAATCCGGGCGCATTTTGCAAATCGGGCTCGTTTACCGTTATTCCAACTTGTACCGCCGAATGGCCAAGGAGCTGGAAAATGGACGTCTGGGCGATGTGAAGCTAATGTGGTGCAAGGAGTTTCGTGATCCGTTCCCGCCAACTGAATGGTTTTATGACAAGTCGAGATCGGGCGGAGCGATCGTCGAGAAGGATTGCCACCACTTTGATATTTTCAATTGGATGATTCAGGCGAATCCAGTACGCGTATTTGCTTCCGGCGGCCAGCATGTGATGAAGCAGGGGCAAGAGAACCTCATTACGAATTCCTACAGCCATTATCCAGCGAAAAATATTTCCGATACGTCGATCGTCGATCACGCCTTCATTACGATTGATTATGACAATGGCAGCAAGGCGAACCTCGGTCTTTGCATGTATTTGAAGCCAAGAAACTTGCTTGGCGAAGGACTTGAAATCGGCTTAATTGGCGACAATGGCGGACAGATGGTTGCGCGCAATGACAAGACGATTGATATCGTTGGCGGCGAGGATTGGACGAAGGACCATCTCGACATTGACGTAACGTCGGATTCGATTATGGGCGGACATACAGGCGGCCAAACGCAGCGTATCGATTTCTTGAAATGCGTAAGAGAAGGCAGGCAGCCGTTTGCGACGGCGCAGGTTGGACGTAATGCGCTGCTGATCGCGCTCGCTGCCGAAAAATCTATTTTAGAAGAACGGTACGTCTATTTAGAAGAAATCACTGGCTAA
- a CDS encoding DUF4832 domain-containing protein produces MFKAAGNKKLLVHLFLIFALIFAIFQPIGTVPGAQAATITVDGNVSDWSSINALATGTGAAQSFKMTNDGTNLYLLIQGSGLSTATGSFWLNIDNNTATGYQASGWGATGIEWLLENAGLYRYAGTGSNWSWNANTTLSSSQFFRSSSVIEVAIPLATLQISAGSTIQAGYIDNNSTTSRLPAASQTLPSYLLTSSGGSSDPGGATTVAYPLELDSPLNNPFKGWAPSAKTTGYPQQHKLVYAGVTWKELESTKGTYNFAAIEATNNFAHWNSLGVKVVLRFILDSPTGAAHRDIPDWLYNDMVALGQSPGTAYNDTTGGMGTGNNMGFSPNYSSAYLIERHKLAIEAIAARYNTNERPVAFVQIGSIGHWAEFHTWPYVGPNGEANYTGAFPPNAISNQYVQHYIDAFAGKEDKMQVLIRRSIALAKTNNKGLVMGMFNDVFGHKDSFDADWGWYTGTQNGYWDDIGQQQPAHANFWETRISGGEFYGGASGMTAALTTGSGFTETQRQTELSKPSWLGPNSPASLAVGNTLQSNMDTLKKRMGYHFVVKEISHPSAITGSTFATTIKVENKGVQHFPFGWPVEIQLRSGNTIVAKKTTTVDLRTWKTGTYTISDSIPVTGLAAGTYDIAIAIISPQTNAPGVDFANTNRLADGAYKLSSVTK; encoded by the coding sequence ATGTTTAAAGCAGCCGGCAACAAAAAGCTATTGGTTCATTTATTTTTGATTTTTGCGCTCATCTTCGCGATCTTTCAACCGATTGGCACCGTTCCGGGAGCACAAGCCGCTACCATTACGGTCGATGGCAATGTCAGCGATTGGAGCAGCATTAACGCGCTCGCTACAGGTACGGGAGCCGCTCAAAGCTTCAAAATGACAAACGATGGAACAAATCTTTATTTGCTCATTCAAGGCTCAGGCTTAAGCACGGCAACGGGCAGCTTTTGGCTGAATATCGACAACAATACCGCGACGGGCTATCAGGCATCAGGCTGGGGCGCTACTGGCATCGAATGGCTGCTGGAAAATGCCGGGTTATACCGCTATGCAGGGACCGGAAGCAATTGGAGTTGGAATGCCAACACCACCCTTTCCTCCTCCCAATTTTTCCGCAGCTCATCGGTTATTGAAGTCGCCATACCTCTGGCCACTTTACAGATCAGCGCTGGCAGCACCATTCAAGCTGGCTATATCGATAACAACTCCACAACCTCGCGGCTGCCTGCGGCAAGCCAGACGCTGCCCTCTTATTTGCTTACTTCCAGCGGCGGATCCAGCGACCCTGGCGGAGCGACAACGGTCGCATACCCGCTTGAGCTCGACAGCCCGCTTAATAACCCGTTTAAAGGCTGGGCTCCATCGGCTAAAACGACTGGCTACCCCCAGCAGCACAAGCTCGTTTATGCCGGGGTAACCTGGAAGGAGCTTGAATCGACGAAGGGAACGTATAATTTCGCTGCCATTGAAGCGACGAACAATTTCGCTCATTGGAACAGCCTAGGCGTTAAAGTTGTACTGCGGTTTATTCTAGACAGCCCAACTGGCGCAGCGCACCGGGATATTCCCGATTGGCTTTATAATGATATGGTCGCCCTCGGCCAATCTCCAGGCACCGCTTATAACGATACGACAGGCGGAATGGGCACTGGCAACAATATGGGCTTTTCGCCCAACTACAGCTCTGCTTATTTAATTGAGCGGCATAAGCTCGCTATTGAAGCCATTGCCGCCCGGTATAATACAAATGAGCGTCCGGTCGCTTTTGTGCAAATTGGCTCGATTGGCCATTGGGCGGAATTTCACACTTGGCCTTATGTAGGGCCAAATGGCGAAGCTAATTACACGGGCGCTTTCCCTCCAAATGCGATTTCAAATCAATATGTGCAGCATTATATTGATGCCTTTGCCGGCAAAGAGGACAAAATGCAGGTGCTGATCAGACGCAGCATTGCGCTTGCCAAAACGAACAATAAGGGGCTAGTTATGGGCATGTTTAACGATGTGTTCGGACATAAAGACAGCTTCGATGCCGATTGGGGCTGGTATACCGGCACGCAAAATGGCTACTGGGACGACATCGGCCAGCAGCAGCCAGCGCACGCTAACTTTTGGGAGACGCGCATTTCAGGCGGGGAATTTTATGGCGGAGCGTCCGGCATGACTGCCGCGCTCACTACGGGCAGCGGCTTTACGGAAACGCAACGCCAGACGGAGCTGAGCAAGCCAAGCTGGCTCGGTCCCAACTCGCCAGCTTCGCTCGCGGTAGGCAATACGCTGCAAAGCAATATGGATACCTTGAAAAAACGGATGGGCTATCATTTTGTTGTGAAGGAAATTTCACATCCATCTGCTATAACCGGAAGCACGTTTGCGACAACGATCAAGGTGGAAAATAAAGGCGTTCAGCACTTCCCATTCGGCTGGCCAGTCGAAATCCAGCTGCGCAGCGGCAATACGATCGTCGCGAAGAAGACGACAACCGTCGATTTGCGCACGTGGAAAACAGGCACTTATACAATTTCCGATTCGATCCCCGTCACCGGACTTGCTGCGGGAACCTATGATATCGCAATTGCGATCATCAGCCCGCAAACGAATGCGCCGGGCGTCGACTTTGCAAATACGAACAGGCTCGCGGATGGGGCTTATAAGCTGAGCAGCGTGACGAAATAG
- the cas2 gene encoding CRISPR-associated endonuclease Cas2, protein MMILVTYDVNTTTPEGRRRLRQVAKCCLNYGQRVQNSVFECIVDPLQFKQLKDQLSKEINENTDSLRYYLLGANWKKRVEHVGAKEGYDPEGILIVD, encoded by the coding sequence ATGATGATTCTAGTAACGTATGATGTGAATACGACGACGCCCGAAGGCCGAAGACGGCTGCGACAGGTTGCGAAGTGCTGCCTAAATTACGGACAGCGTGTTCAAAACTCTGTTTTTGAATGCATTGTAGACCCTCTGCAATTCAAGCAATTGAAAGATCAGCTATCTAAGGAAATTAATGAAAATACAGATAGCCTGCGCTATTATTTGCTTGGTGCCAACTGGAAGAAGCGTGTGGAGCATGTAGGTGCCAAGGAAGGCTATGATCCTGAAGGGATTTTGATAGTGGATTAG